The window caccacacccaactaatttttgtatttttagtagagatgagatttcactatgttggccaggctggtctcaaactcctgacctcaggtgatccacctacctcagcctcccaaagtgctgggattacaggagtgagccactgcgcttggcctttCCTAGAcatttagaagaaagaaagaacaaaaaagaaattaaaaagaagcttataaagcaaatatcatgCAGGAGTTTCCTTATAGTTATGATCACCCTGCCTAGTAGGTCACTTGGTATTGAGTGCCCACTGTTTTCAGTGACATCCAGTATGTTCCCCTTGTTTATGGGTTCCAACACCTCCTGTTCCAAGAGACAAACATTCGTTCTGTTCAAAACTTTGTATCTCATTCCAGTGGGGTATTCTGCCAACCCATGTTTAGGTAATTGGTATTGTACTTTATTATTACCATAATTAGATATCTTCCCAATGGGAGGGAgtgagttttcattttctgtgagAACTCATATGCAGGCAGATGTGTTTTGCTGGGAGTTGGGAGTGGGGCAAGAAACCAAACCTGGAAACCTGTTGATCCCACGGGGTGGTAAGAGATATACCTCTGCTATGCCACCTGCTGCCTTGTGGTTCTgagtgggttttgttgttgttgttgttgttgttgttatttttcctttaaaaattataaaagcaatctATCAGCCCCctaaaaaagttttgaaaaaataacCCAACAGTAATTCCACTAGTCTGcgtaatcattttcattttttaaaaaatcttggctCAAATGCACGCGTAGTTTTACATTGTTATAGTCTGACAACATTTTTGTATTAGTCTTTTTAAACTTgacattataaataattttccttGTTGCTATATAGATTTCAtaatgagaatttttattatttatttatttatttatttattttgagatggagttgctcactctgtcgcccaggctgggggcagtggtgcgatctctactcatggcaacctccacctcctgggatcaagtgattctcctgcctcagcctccggagtagctgggattaaggcgcccaccaccacgcctggctgatttttgtatttttagtagagatggggtttcatcatgttggccaggctggtcttgaactcctgacctcaagctatccactcaccttggccttccaaagtgctgggattataggcaagagccactgcgacGGGCCCTTAATGAGAATTTTTAATGACTGCGTTATAGtctatcaagtatttttttttttttttggtcttagacatttaaattatttttgtgtgtatgtctcccttttgtgctttttaaataatgctgTAACATATACTTTTGCATgtagtttttgagaatttttgttcttaggataaatttctggaagtgGGGTTCCTGGACCTAAAGTTTGCCACTTTTCTGGTTCTATGAAGCTACCATACTGCTTTCTGAAAGAATTGTGCCAATCTGCATCCAGAAAGGTTTTCAACATAAATGTGACGTAAGAAACACTTAAGCCAGTAAAGGCCCTGGAATGCTGAAGCAGATGCAGGACTTAAAGGGAGATGGTGaggtttttcttctccctccagcAGGTTTGAGCCAGCCAGTTTCATGTTTCATCTGAAGTGTGAGTTTTATAAGAATTTCCTAATGGAAGGTCTCTCTAGGGCCTTGTGTTTCCTCTGTTGCAGTAGTTCTGTAGCTCTGCTTTCCCAGATCATGAAGGAGACaagtatattaatttaaaatagaattattatcCTATTCTTTGTATATTAGTCAAAATAGAATTTAGGCTTCCCCCAAACTGTCACTTGGCCAATTTGATAACTGTTGGTACTTTGCAAGTCACCCTGTTCCTCAGGTTTAATGGAGGAGCATTCACCAACTGATAACAGTTTTAGGGTGAAAAGGAATCAAGTGTGTCTGCTGAACAGAGAAAAAATACCTAGGGATGATATAATTTTCTAGAGTTTATTCATGAGACAACACAAATAGCAAATCATTTTGGATTTGATTGAATTTATGCAGAAAGAAACCCCAAAGTTATATAAAGTTAGTGAGTAATTACTAAGAGTAAATTAGCAGAAGTTATAGCCAGGTTTCATGTATTAATCAGTAGTTTTCTAAAGGCTGGAAGTGCTAAGTGGCTTTTTGCTAGTGCACATGATCGTGGAGGGATGATATTCCCTGAGAAGCTGAGGGAGTATGGTAGGAGTATACTCTCTGTGGCTTTGTAATAACCAGCCACCAATTTCCAGGTACTGAGGTTTAAGATCATCCAGGCAGGCTTGTTGCTACATTTCACTACTCTTTCCATCTCTGCCCCCACCTCTCCAGCATTTTAGAAACCTGTTGGGGTAAAACTGAGGTGTGTGGCTTCCTGTCATAGTATGTGGGGTTCTGCATGGGTGTGCTGGCTGTGTGTGCATTAGTTTGATGGGTGTGTAGTGAAGATGGTCCAGTGGGACCCTGGTGGTCActgattctgttttctgtttctgttacaGCCCTTGCCAGCATCCAGCCATGGGGGATATGAAAACCCCAGATTTTGATGACCTTCTGGCTGCCTTTGACATCCCAGACCCCACCAGCCTTGATGCCAAGGAGGCCATCCAGACACCCAGTGAGGAGAATGAGAGTCCCCTCAAACCTCCAGGCATATGTATGGATGAAAGTGTGTCCTTGTCTCACTCAGGATCAGCCCCCGATGTGCCGGCCGTGAGTGTCATTGTCAAGAACACCAGCCGCCAGGAGTCATTTGAAGCGGAGAAAGACCACATTACTCCCAGTCTCCTACACAATGGATTCCGGGGCTCAGATCTGCCTCCAGATCCCCACAACTGTGGGAAATTTGATTCTACTTTTATGAATGGAGACAGTGCCAGGAGTTTCCCTGGCAAACTGGAGCCTCCCAAGTCAGAGCCATTACCCACCTTCAACCAGTTCAGTCCAATCTCCAGCCCAGAACCTGAGGATCCCATCAAAGATAACGGATTTGGGATAAAGCCCAAACACTCTGACAGTTATTTCCCACCCCCTCTTGGGTGCGGGGCTGTGGGAGGCCCAGTCCTGGAGGCTCTGGCTAAGTTTCCGGTTCCAGAGCTGCATATGTTTGATCATTTTTGTAAGAAAGAACCCAAGCCAGAACCCCTGCCCTTGGGGAGCCAGCAGGAACACGAGCAAAGTGGGCAGAACACAGTGGAACCTCACAAGGATCCGGATGCCACTCGATTCTTCGGGGAAGCTTTGGAGTTCAACAGCCATCCTAGCAACAGTATTGGAGAGTCCAAGGGGCTTGCCCGGGAGCTTGGTACCTGCTCATCAGTCCCCCCTAGGCAGCGTCTAAAGCCAGCTCATTCCAAGCTGTCCTCTTGTGTGGCAGCCTTGGTGGCCTTGCAGGCCAAAAGAGTGGCTAGTGTCACTAAGGAGGATCAGCCTGGCCACACAAAGGATCTCTCAGGGCCCACTAAAGAGAGTTCTAAAGGTAGCCCCAAAATGCCCAAGTCACCAAAGAGTCCCCGGAGCCCTCTGGAGGCCACTAGAAAAAGTATCAAGCCATCGGACAGCCCTCGTAGCATCTGCAGTGACAGCAGCAGCAAAGGCTCACCGTCTGTGGCTGCCAGCTCCCCACCAGCAATTCCCAAAGTGAGAATCAAAACCATTAAGACATCATCAGGGGAAATCAAACGGACTGTCACAAGGATCCTGCCAGATCCTGATGATCCAAGTAAGTCCCCTGTTGGGTCACCTCTAGGGAGCGCCATTGCAGAGGCCCCCAGCGAGATGCCAGGGGATGAGGTGCCTGTGGAAGAGCACTTTCCTGAGGCAGGCACAAATTCAGGGAGCCCCCAGGGGGCCAGGAAAGGGGACGAGAGCATGACAAAGGCCAGTGACTCGTCATCTCCCAGCTGCAGTTCTGGGCCCCGGGTCCCAAAGGGGGCTGCCCCAGGCTCACAGACAGGCAAGAAGCAACAGAGCACAGCACTGCAGGCATCCACCCTGGCCCCTGCCAACCTCCTGCCCAAAGCCGTGCACTTGGCCAACCTGAACCTCGTCCCCCACAGTGTTGCTGCATCAGTGACAGCCAAGTCTTCAGTGCAAAGACGGAGCCAGCCACAGCTTACACAAATGTCGGTGCCCCTGGTCCACCAGGTGAAAAAGGCTGCCCCACTGATTGTAGAGGTCTTCAACAAGGTCCTTCACAGCTCCAACCCCGTGCCCCTCTATGCGCCAAATCTCAGCCCGCCTGCGGACAGCAGGATCCACGTGCCGGCCAGTGGGTACTGCTGCCTGGAGTGTGGAGACGCATTTGCCTTAGAGAAGAGCCTGAGCCAGCACTATGGCCGGCGGAGCGTCCACATTGAGGTACTGTGCACACTGTGCTCCAAGACGCTGCTCTTCTTCAACAAGTGCAGCCTGCTCCGGCACGCCCGTGACCACAAGAGCAAGGGGCTCGTCATGCAGTGTTCCCAGCTGCTGGTGAAGCCTATCTCTGCGGACCAAATGTTCGTGTCGGCCCCTGTGAACTCCACGGCAccagcagccccagccccttCATCCTCTCCCAAACATGGCCTCACTTCGGGCAGTGCCAGtccccctcctccagccttgCCACTCTACCCAGACCCTGTGA is drawn from Homo sapiens chromosome 15, GRCh38.p14 Primary Assembly and contains these coding sequences:
- the ZNF592 gene encoding zinc finger protein 592 isoform X1; the encoded protein is MGDMKTPDFDDLLAAFDIPDPTSLDAKEAIQTPSEENESPLKPPGICMDESVSLSHSGSAPDVPAVSVIVKNTSRQESFEAEKDHITPSLLHNGFRGSDLPPDPHNCGKFDSTFMNGDSARSFPGKLEPPKSEPLPTFNQFSPISSPEPEDPIKDNGFGIKPKHSDSYFPPPLGCGAVGGPVLEALAKFPVPELHMFDHFCKKEPKPEPLPLGSQQEHEQSGQNTVEPHKDPDATRFFGEALEFNSHPSNSIGESKGLARELGTCSSVPPRQRLKPAHSKLSSCVAALVALQAKRVASVTKEDQPGHTKDLSGPTKESSKGSPKMPKSPKSPRSPLEATRKSIKPSDSPRSICSDSSSKGSPSVAASSPPAIPKVRIKTIKTSSGEIKRTVTRILPDPDDPSKSPVGSPLGSAIAEAPSEMPGDEVPVEEHFPEAGTNSGSPQGARKGDESMTKASDSSSPSCSSGPRVPKGAAPGSQTGKKQQSTALQASTLAPANLLPKAVHLANLNLVPHSVAASVTAKSSVQRRSQPQLTQMSVPLVHQVKKAAPLIVEVFNKVLHSSNPVPLYAPNLSPPADSRIHVPASGYCCLECGDAFALEKSLSQHYGRRSVHIEVLCTLCSKTLLFFNKCSLLRHARDHKSKGLVMQCSQLLVKPISADQMFVSAPVNSTAPAAPAPSSSPKHGLTSGSASPPPPALPLYPDPVRLIRYSIKCLECHKQMRDYMVLAAHFQRTTEETEGLTCQVCQMLLPNQCSFCAHQRIHAHKSPYCCPECGVLCRSAYFQTHVKENCLHYARKVGYRCIHCGVVHLTLALLKSHIQERHCQVFHKCAFCPMAFKTASSTADHSATQHPTQPHRPSQLIYKCSCEMVFNKKRHIQQHFYQNVSKTQVGVFKCPECPLLFVQKPELMQHVKSTHGVPRNVDELSSLQSSADTSSSRPGSRVPTEPPATSVAARSSSLPSGRWGRPEAHRRVEARPRLRNTGWTCQECQEWVPDRESYVSHMKKSHGRTLKRYPCRQCEQSFHTPNSLRKHIRNNHDTVKKFYTCGYCTEDSPSFPRPSLLESHISLMHGIRNPDLSQTSKVKPPGGHSPQVNHLKRPVSGVGDAPGTSNGATVSSTKRHKSLFQCAKCSFATDSGLEFQSHIPQHQVDSSTAQCLLCGLCYTSASSLSRHLFIVHKVRDQEEEEEEEAAAAEMAVEVAEPEEGSGEEVPMETRENGLEECAGEPLSADPEARRLLGPAPEDDGGHNDHSQPQASQDQDSHTLSPQV